A DNA window from Vigna unguiculata cultivar IT97K-499-35 chromosome 10, ASM411807v1, whole genome shotgun sequence contains the following coding sequences:
- the LOC114166414 gene encoding uncharacterized protein LOC114166414, whose product MALLSHCTRRLISHTSFKSPLRSINHSLLLNPTVLQRPSPLFIRTFVYQLGSVQSLLPLHSAVATSRLVSSLSINSRSCGALSLATLCCDFPGP is encoded by the exons ATGGCGTTGTTGTCGCATTGCACTCGTCGTCTCATCTCACACACTTCCTTCAAATCACCTCTTCGATCCATCAATCATTCCCTTCTTCTCAACCCTACTGTGCTGCAGCGTCCATCCCCACTATTTATCAG AACTTTTGTATACCAACTAGGAAGTGTACAGTCACTTTTGCCTCTACATAGTGCAGTGGCCACTTCAAGATTGGTGTCTAGTCTCAGCATTAATTCAAGGAGTTGTGGAGCTCTTTCACTGGCTACCCTCTGCTGCGACTTCCCTGGACCCTAG
- the LOC114166891 gene encoding uncharacterized protein LOC114166891 yields the protein MVEDWQCRNFENGLRGDLKLMVAPLSIKEFPALVEIARVMEKLKAEVEAQQRSQQKVGGPSGSTSRQDDRRKPYSRPQPQGSKRSSPQSHQHHSHRPRCFHCGGPQMRSTCPQLGGRQTCYRCGQEGHFLRDCRTDRSVVPRPPTQTQPQQTRGSARPQALAECTP from the coding sequence ATGGTTGAGGATTGGCAGTGTAGGAATTTTGAGAATGGGTTGAGAGGCGATCTCAAACTCATGGTGGCTCCGCTCTCTATCAAGGAGTTCCCTGCCTTGGTGGAGATAGCAAGGGTAATGGAGAAGCTAAAAGCTGAAGTTGAAGCTCAACAACGGTCTCAACAGAAGGTgggaggaccatctgggtccacgAGCCGACAGGATGATAGGAGGAAACCCTACTCTAGACCTCAGCCTCAGGGGTCCAAGAGATCCTCACCTCAGTCTCACCAGCATCACTCTCACAGGCCGCGATGTTTTCATTGTGGAGGGCCCCAAATGAGGAGTACTTGCCCTCAGCTTGGTGGTAGGCAGACATGTTACAGATGTGGCCAGGAAGGCCACTTCCTTAGAGATTGCCGCACTGATAGGAGTGTAGTGCCGAGGCCTCCGACACAGACTCAGCCACAACAGACACGGGGAAGTGCAAGACCCCAGGCACTGGCCGAGTGTACGCCATGA
- the LOC114167674 gene encoding pentatricopeptide repeat-containing protein At2g17670 translates to MGKIPPSFRSAIGNPNIRNPSSLFRPQPPSPPSKPLPSTKKKSPKPIPQPNPIFKSPNLEDAKKIFNSIANSSKDPRFPNSLLHSYAKVATSTSDSVKFLHHITKTLPSFSPDRSTFHILLSHSLPNPNSNPNSDSDSALSAIHQTLNAMHAAGVTPDVATADVAVRALCSAGHLDHAVHLIKEFASKHCLPDTYTFNFVVKHLCKARALSTVYAFIDEMREKFGVKPDLVTYTILIDNVCNGKNLREAMRLVSVLHEEGFKPDCFVYNTIMKGYCVLSRGSEAIEVYNKMKEEGVEPDLVTYNTLIFGLSKSGRVVEAKKLLRVMTEKGYLPDEVTYTTLMNGMCRKGEALAALALLGEMKGKGCSPTECTYNTLLHGLCKARLLEKATEFYGVIKEGGLKLDNASYGTFVRALCRDGRVAEAYEVFDYAVESKSLTDVAAYSTLESTLKWLKKAKEQGLAV, encoded by the coding sequence ATGGGGAAAATCCCTCCGTCGTTTCGCTCTGCAATAGGAAACCCTAACATTCGAAACCCTTCTTCTCTGTTCCGCCCTCAACCACCTTCTCCTCCCTCCAAACCACTCCCCTCCACCAAGAAAAAATCCCCAAAACCCATTCCACAACCAAACCCTATCTTCAAATCCCCAAATCTCGAAGATGCCAAGAAAATCTTCAACTCCATCGCCAATTCCTCCAAAGACCCTCGCTTTCCGAATTCCCTCCTCCACTCCTACGCCAAAGTCGCCACCTCAACCTCCGACTCTGTCAAATTCCTCCACCACATCACTAAAACCCTCCCTTCCTTCTCCCCCGATCGTTCCACCTTCCACATTCTCCTTTCCCACTCCTTGCCCAACCCCAATTCCAATCCCAATTCCGATTCCGATTCCGCTCTCTCCGCAATCCACCAAACCCTAAATGCAATGCACGCCGCCGGGGTCACTCCGGATGTCGCCACAGCCGATGTTGCTGTCCGCGCCTTGTGCTCCGCCGGCCACCTTGACCACGCCGTTCACTTGATCAAAGAATTCGCCTCCAAGCACTGCCTTCCGGATACCTACACCTTCAATTTCGTTGTCAAGCACCTCTGCAAAGCCCGCGCCTTGTCCACTGTCTACGCCTTCATCGACGAAATGCGCGAAAAATTCGGTGTGAAGCCTGATCTTGTCACCTACACTATCTTGATTGACAATGTGTGTAATGGTAAGAACCTGAGAGAGGCGATGAGGTTGGTGAGTGTGCTTCATGAGGAAGGGTTCAAGCCTGATTGCTTTGTGTATAACACGATTATGAAAGGGTATTGTGTGTTGAGCAGAGGGAGTGAGGCGATTGAGGTTTATAACAAGATGAAGGAGGAAGGGGTGGAGCCTGATCTTGTTACTTACAACACTTTGATTTTTGGGTTGTCCAAGTCGGGGAGGGTGGTGGAGGCCAAGAAGCTGCTGCGTGTGATGACGGAGAAGGGTTATCTTCCTGATGAGGTGACTTATACTACGCTGATGAATGGGATGTGTAGGAAGGGGGAGGCTCTGGCGGCGCTGGCATTGCTGGGGGAGATGAAGGGGAAGGGGTGCAGCCCCACTGAATGCACATATAACACACTGCTGCATGGGTTGTGCAAGGCGAGGTTGTTGGAGAAGGCGACTGAGTTCTATGGGGTGATCAAGGAAGGTGGTTTGAAGCTTGATAATGCCTCCTATGGGACATTTGTGAGGGCACTCTGTAGGGATGGTAGAGTTGCCGAGGCTTATGAGGTGTTTGATTATGCTGTTGAGAGCAAGAGCTTGACTGATGTTGCTGCTTACTCGACGTTGGAGAGCACGCTTAAGTGGCTCAAGAAGGCCAAAGAACAAGGGCTTGCTGTTTAA